The Pygocentrus nattereri isolate fPygNat1 chromosome 1, fPygNat1.pri, whole genome shotgun sequence genome window below encodes:
- the tbc1d30 gene encoding TBC1 domain family member 30 isoform X5 — MRFAFNERSNPDDDSLGIQIVKDLHRTGCSSYCGQEAEQDRVVLKRVLLAYARWNKTVGYCQGFNVLAALILEVTEGNEGDALKVMIYLIDKVLPDSYFANNLRALSVDMAVFRDLLRLKLPELSQHLHHLQKVANRTGGGSYEPPLTNVFTMQWFLTMFATCLPHHTVLKIWDSVFFEGSEVLLRVALAIWAKLGERIEECQTADEFYSTMGILTQEMLEHNLVDSNELMQTVYSMADFPFPQLAELREKYTYNITPFPAPVKANGSQGLHGWESDDDGDMDDEDSIVTALGCLGPLGGLLAPEIQRYQKHLKEQRGEQSSPSSNMAELSPGAVGAGRAEHQATMNSMMLERMSTDIRALTKQYLRVKRRQQQQAGLLYIHTDKCPATSVLASQVHTSPVVNHLFLGRKPRAAQHPSRNGDVHAGPPPQAQSTPNQDHGARARLQSPWRTHVRTHRRNLARARAQLGFDDSLTLEDNESTEDQPEVAGGEEEKQQDEEVEKVDGEGEEPVKEVVADGGSELQDSEKVEEIEEMEQQLSALELEPSSQASSPAVSDEGPASGAQQPELAEHPESEDHPDSDLQPESNLQVQQFCSTRRTASDSSSSESGGSSLRRSPSKSQQIFSPFPCVKAPRKSAAARNLGLYGPTPRTPTVHFPHMSKTMNRLGASATASTRWR; from the exons ATGAGATTTGCTTTCAATGAGCGCAGCAATCCAGATGATGACTCACTTGGGATCCAAATTGTCAAG GACCTGCACAGAACAGGCTGCAGTTCATACTGTGGTCAGGAGGCAGAGCAGGACCGGGTGGTGCTGAAGCGGGTGCTGCTGGCCTACGCCCGCTGGAACAAGACTGTGGGCTACTGCCAAGGCTTCAATGTGCTAGCTGCTCTTATTCTGGAGGTCACTGAAGGCAATGAGGGTGATGCATTAAAG GTGATGATTTATCTGATTGATAAGGTACTTCCTGACAGCTACTTTGCCAATAATCTGCGGGCTCTGTCTGTGGACATGGCCGTGTTCAGGGATCTGTTGAGACTTAAGCTTCCGGAGCTTTCTCAACACCTTCACCACTTGCAGAAAGTAGCCAATCGAACAGGAGGAG GCAGCTACGAACCTCCACTCACCAACGTCTTCACCATGCAGTGGTTCCTCACCATGTTCGCCACCTGCCTGCCACACCACACTGTGCTGAAGATCTGGGACTCTGTCTTTTTTGAGGGTTCAGAGGTGCTGCTGCGAGTGGCCTTAGCTATTTGGGCCAAACTGGGAGA gaggaTTGAGGAGTGCCAGACAGCAGATGAGTTTTATAGCACTATGGGCATTCTGACTCAGGAGATGCTGGAGCACAACCTGGTCGACTCCAATGAACTCATGCAG ACGGTCTACTCCATGGCTGACTTCCCTTTCCCCCAGCTGGCAGAGCTGAGGGAGAAGTACACTTATAACATCACTCCATTCCCTGCTCCAGTCAAGGCCAACGGCAG TCAGGGGCTCCATGGGTGGGagagtgatgatgatggtgatatgGATGATGAAGATTCTATCGTCACTGCTCTGGGCTGCCTGGGACCACTGGGTGGGCTCCTAGCTCCTGAGATCCAGAGATACCAAAAACACTTAAAAG AACAGAGAGGTGAGCAGAGCTCTCCCTCCAGTAACATGGCAGAGCTAAGCCCAGGGGCAGTGGGGGCCGGCCGGGCCGAGCATCAGGCCACCATGAACAGCATGATGCTGGAGCGCATGAGCACGGACATCAGAGCACTGACCAAGCAGTACTTGCGCGTCAAgaggcggcagcagcagcaggctgGGCTGCTTTACATCCACACAG ACAAATGTCCAGCCACCAGTGTGCTGGCTTCCCAGGTTCACACTTCACCTGTTGTCAACCATCTCTTCTTGGGGAGGAAGCCTAGAGCTGCCCAGCATCCCTCCAGGAACGGTGATGTTCATGCTGGCCCACCGCCCCAAGCTCAGTCCACCCCAAACCAGGACCATGGAGCTCGGGCCAGGCTTCAGTCCCCCTGGCGTACTCATGTCCGCACCCATCGAAGGAATCTAGCCAGGGCACGGGCCCAGCTGGGCTTTGACGACTCTTTGACATTGGAGGACAATGAGAGCACTGAGGACCAACCAGAGGtggcaggaggagaggaggagaaacagcaagatgaggaggtggagaagGTAGATGGCGAAGGAGAGGAGCCTGTGAAGGAGGTTGTGGCAGATGGAGGTTCGGAGCTCCAGGATAGTGAAAAAGTAGAAGAAATTGAGGAGATGGAACAGCAGCTATCTGCTCTAGAGCTAGAACCATCCTCACAAGCTTCTTCTCCAGCTGTTAGTGATGAAGGACCAGCTTCAGGTGCCCAACAGCCAGAACTGGCAGAGCATCCAGAGTCGGAGGATCATCCAGACTCAGACCTGCAGCCAGAGTCAAACCTGCAGGTACAGCAGTTTTGCTCCACTCGGCGCACGGCCTCTGATTCCTCCAGCTCAGAGAGTGGTGGCAGTTCTCTCAGGCGAAGCCCTTCAAAGTCACAGCAGATCTTCTCCCCTTTTCCTTGTGTCAAAGCACCCCGCAAGTCTGCTGCCGCTAGAAACTTAGGCCTTTATGGCCCCACACCAAGGACTCCCACTGTGCACTTCCCACACATGAGCAAAACCATGAACCGGCTGGGAGCTAGTGCCACTGCATCCACCAGGTGGCGATga